One stretch of Nitrospirota bacterium DNA includes these proteins:
- a CDS encoding glycosyltransferase, producing MDIKINTIRQLINLAEFDEAERFLTEALNQNPNSVELLNLKAELSLKLGSTLWEKGEIDRSLDYLINALEINPNNREIVLKCGEVLTTLEQIESAKNLYEAYLKKNPDDEEIAHALKGIEKISIPLKHKDIEVDVADKKIKVSAIVSTYNSERFMHGCLEDLVNQTLYQKGELEIVVIDSGSQQNEKNIVDQFRKRFKNIVYLRTKRETIYASWNRGIKIASGKYITNANTDDRHRSDALEVMSEILDQNPHIGLIYADVIVTATENETFSKHTPIGTFRQPDYSRELLTLQCFIGPQPMWRKSLHKKYGFFDKSFTSSGDWEFWLRIAEGTNMLHIPELLGLFLHSSKIAEYRNIEKRAKEDITIFSKYIPRYLGTVQDIKRAMLTAQTFEQKGFLCLNYARIKNILSFLMSQAITKPERV from the coding sequence GTGGATATCAAAATTAATACTATTCGTCAGTTAATAAATCTGGCAGAATTTGATGAGGCAGAACGTTTCCTTACAGAAGCTTTGAATCAAAATCCTAATTCGGTTGAGTTGCTTAATCTTAAGGCGGAACTTTCATTGAAACTTGGTTCAACTCTCTGGGAAAAAGGAGAAATTGATAGATCGCTTGATTATCTTATAAATGCATTAGAAATTAATCCCAATAACCGTGAAATTGTTCTTAAATGCGGAGAAGTATTGACAACTTTAGAACAAATTGAATCCGCAAAAAATCTTTATGAGGCCTATCTCAAAAAAAATCCAGATGATGAGGAAATAGCACACGCATTGAAGGGAATAGAGAAGATTTCTATACCTTTGAAACATAAGGATATCGAGGTTGATGTAGCTGATAAAAAGATTAAGGTTTCTGCTATAGTTTCCACTTACAACTCTGAGCGATTTATGCATGGATGCCTTGAAGATCTTGTGAATCAAACACTATATCAAAAAGGAGAACTTGAGATAGTAGTTATCGACAGTGGTTCACAGCAGAATGAGAAAAATATCGTTGATCAATTCAGAAAGCGTTTTAAAAATATAGTTTATTTACGTACTAAACGTGAGACCATCTATGCTTCATGGAATAGAGGCATTAAAATAGCATCTGGTAAATATATTACAAATGCCAATACTGATGACAGACATCGTAGCGATGCTCTTGAAGTTATGTCTGAGATACTTGACCAGAATCCACATATTGGTCTTATATATGCAGATGTTATAGTTACAGCGACAGAAAATGAAACATTTTCAAAACATACACCTATAGGCACATTCAGACAGCCGGATTATAGTAGAGAACTATTAACCCTTCAATGTTTTATAGGTCCTCAGCCCATGTGGAGAAAATCTCTTCACAAAAAATATGGATTCTTCGACAAGTCATTTACATCATCAGGAGATTGGGAATTCTGGCTTAGAATAGCCGAAGGAACAAATATGCTTCACATACCCGAATTACTGGGTCTCTTTTTACATTCTTCTAAAATTGCTGAATATAGAAATATCGAAAAAAGGGCTAAAGAGGATATAACGATATTTAGTAAATATATTCCTCGATATCTGGGCACTGTTCAGGATATAAAGCGTGCGATGTTAACTGCACAGACTTTTGAACAGAAAGGTTTTTTATGTTTGAACTATGCCCGTATTAAAAATATTTTAAGTTTTCTGATGAGTCAGGCTATTACCAAACCGGAAAGAGTATAA
- a CDS encoding DUF86 domain-containing protein, with protein sequence MEEIKAKISVIQERVRRLSKFKKISFETYLKDITVKDAIERNIEVAIQACIDIAKIIIKKEGLREPEDNKGVFVVLSENNIISESSLRFLIPMAGTRNILVHGYEKIDDAIIFGVLKKHLSDFNTFLKEIEERYPKEIKRKKRKP encoded by the coding sequence GTGGAAGAAATTAAGGCAAAGATATCAGTTATTCAAGAAAGGGTTAGGAGATTATCAAAGTTTAAAAAAATATCTTTTGAAACGTATCTGAAAGATATTACTGTTAAAGATGCCATAGAGAGGAATATCGAAGTTGCTATACAAGCCTGCATTGATATTGCAAAAATAATAATTAAAAAAGAAGGCCTGCGAGAGCCTGAAGATAATAAAGGGGTATTCGTCGTTTTATCAGAAAACAATATTATTAGTGAAAGTTCTTTAAGATTTCTCATTCCTATGGCTGGAACCAGAAATATACTTGTTCATGGATATGAAAAAATAGATGATGCAATTATTTTCGGCGTTCTTAAAAAACACTTGTCAGACTTTAATACTTTTCTGAAAGAAATAGAAGAAAGATATCCTAAAGAAATTAAAAGAAAAAAAAGAAAACCTTGA